The following proteins are co-located in the Echinicola sp. 20G genome:
- a CDS encoding amylo-alpha-1,6-glucosidase yields MSYIHFDKTELINLNYSLEKETIRSNRSGCYTSTTIIGCNTRKYHGLLVAPQPQIDSQLHVLLSTIHETVIQRGASFNLGISKYPGNYSPRGHKYLEDYSSEPIPNLIYRVGGVVLQKEIILDTTADRMMIKYTLLDAHSPTTLRLSPYLAFRGYHALSKANTYVNKKYLKVPNGVQFKLYDAYSPLSLQVSKENEFVPAPDWYYNIEYIQEKERGYDYQEDLYVPGFFEFNIEKGESVIFSAGLEDADPKSLKEAFDRELKRRTPRDNFENCLRNSAGQFISRRGDETRVIAGYPWFGWWGRDTFISLPGLTLTLGDKDTFLEVMQTMSKDINGAMFPNVGSGVETNLKTIDAQLWYFWAWQQYEKFTGDKATIINEYLHKLKGIIEGFLAGADFNIKVLDNGLLYGGQKGVALTWMDAVTSDGPVTPRIGCPVEINALWYNALCFYHELTGEDFAKELADKVKTSFLETFWSSEKGYLADVVNDGKKDWSIRPNMVFATSLHYSPLKDTQKAAILEVVKLNLLTPRGLRTLAPSNPDYKGYYQGNQYQRDNAYHQGTVWPWLLGHFVEGYLKIHGKSGKNMIEKLILGFDDTMSQYGVGTIAEIYDGDPPHRPKGAISQAWSVAELLRIMHLVSQL; encoded by the coding sequence ATGAGCTACATCCACTTTGATAAGACGGAATTAATCAATCTTAATTATTCCCTCGAAAAAGAAACCATTAGATCTAACCGGTCAGGTTGCTATACCAGCACTACCATCATTGGATGTAATACACGGAAATATCACGGACTACTAGTTGCTCCCCAACCACAAATTGATTCGCAACTACATGTCCTTCTGTCTACCATCCATGAGACCGTCATCCAGCGCGGCGCCAGCTTTAACCTTGGTATCAGCAAATACCCAGGCAACTACTCTCCGAGGGGTCACAAGTACCTAGAAGACTATAGCTCAGAACCCATCCCGAATTTGATTTATAGAGTAGGAGGTGTTGTGTTACAAAAAGAAATCATCCTTGATACCACCGCTGACAGAATGATGATCAAATATACTTTGCTGGACGCCCACTCTCCTACAACTTTAAGACTTAGCCCCTATTTAGCTTTCAGAGGTTACCATGCACTTTCCAAAGCCAATACTTATGTCAATAAAAAATATTTAAAAGTACCTAATGGTGTTCAATTTAAACTTTACGATGCTTACTCACCGCTTTCTTTGCAGGTCTCCAAAGAAAACGAGTTTGTACCAGCACCCGATTGGTATTATAATATTGAATACATCCAAGAAAAAGAAAGAGGCTATGACTATCAGGAGGACCTATATGTCCCTGGATTTTTTGAATTTAATATTGAAAAAGGAGAATCTGTCATTTTCTCAGCGGGCTTAGAGGATGCCGACCCAAAGAGTTTGAAAGAAGCTTTTGACAGGGAATTGAAGAGAAGAACACCTCGGGATAATTTTGAAAACTGCCTTCGCAATTCTGCAGGCCAATTTATCAGTCGCAGGGGAGATGAAACCAGAGTCATCGCCGGTTATCCATGGTTTGGCTGGTGGGGCAGGGATACTTTTATCTCTCTGCCCGGACTAACACTTACACTTGGTGATAAGGACACTTTTTTGGAGGTAATGCAAACCATGTCCAAAGATATCAATGGAGCCATGTTTCCCAATGTCGGCAGTGGCGTAGAAACCAACCTAAAAACAATAGATGCCCAGCTTTGGTATTTCTGGGCATGGCAACAGTATGAAAAATTCACTGGCGACAAGGCCACGATCATCAATGAATACCTCCACAAATTAAAAGGCATCATTGAAGGTTTCTTAGCCGGTGCTGACTTTAACATAAAGGTACTGGACAACGGACTTCTATACGGAGGCCAAAAAGGTGTTGCCCTCACCTGGATGGATGCTGTCACTTCAGATGGTCCTGTCACCCCAAGGATTGGTTGCCCAGTTGAAATCAATGCATTATGGTATAATGCTCTTTGCTTCTATCATGAGCTCACTGGAGAAGATTTCGCAAAAGAACTGGCTGACAAGGTAAAAACATCCTTTTTGGAAACATTCTGGAGCAGTGAAAAAGGCTACTTAGCTGATGTGGTTAATGATGGAAAAAAAGATTGGTCAATCAGACCCAATATGGTTTTCGCCACCTCACTTCATTACAGCCCCCTTAAGGACACACAAAAAGCAGCAATTTTGGAGGTCGTAAAACTTAATCTCCTTACCCCTAGAGGACTAAGAACTCTCGCGCCTAGCAATCCTGATTACAAAGGCTACTATCAGGGCAATCAATACCAAAGAGACAACGCCTACCATCAAGGAACGGTTTGGCCATGGCTCCTTGGACATTTTGTGGAAGGTTACCTGAAAATACATGGTAAATCAGGTAAAAACATGATTGAAAAGCTTATCCTAGGCTTTGATGACACAATGTCCCAATATGGTGTCGGAACCATTGCTGAAATTTATGACGGCGATCCCCCTCACAGACCAAAAGGAGCAATCTCCCAAGCTTGGAGTGTAGCCGAGTTACTTAGAATCATGCATTTAGTTAGTCAACTTTAA
- a CDS encoding glycosyltransferase family 4 protein: MKVLMFGWEFPPHISGGLGTACYGLLKGMAQYNHEVIFVVPKLWGDEDPLADFVSASDVEIDYREKRFKEIWKNLTYLEVSSFLIPYLGPEEYARFTDKSLHDRTDVDESIFSNKFSFSGKYGRDLIMEVSRYALVAAQIAKSKEHDIIHAHDWLSFPAGIAAKKMSGKPLVVHVHATEFDRSGENVNDRVFEIEKSGMEAADKIIAVSHLTKRTIITKYGIPEEKVTVIHNAVLDISIIKSNARKKVPEKIVTFLGRITFQKGPEYFIEAANKVLKKDDNVRFVMAGSGDLLNRMIDRVAELRIATKFHFTGFLKGNDVDQMFAISDVYVMPSVSEPFGISPLEAVRHNTPVIISKQSGVAEVLTNAIKIDFWDIDAMADAIFALLHYQGISNMFRSCGSEELKKMKWEHVAEKIFSLYAQTLTVTNP; encoded by the coding sequence ATGAAGGTATTAATGTTTGGATGGGAATTTCCGCCACATATTTCCGGCGGGTTGGGGACAGCTTGTTATGGACTACTAAAAGGAATGGCTCAATATAACCATGAGGTTATATTTGTTGTCCCCAAATTATGGGGAGACGAAGACCCTCTGGCTGACTTTGTTAGTGCCAGTGATGTAGAAATTGATTATCGGGAAAAGAGGTTTAAGGAAATCTGGAAAAACCTAACTTATTTGGAAGTCAGTTCTTTTCTCATCCCGTATTTGGGACCAGAAGAATATGCTCGTTTTACAGACAAATCTCTACATGACAGAACTGATGTCGACGAAAGTATCTTTTCCAATAAGTTTTCCTTTAGTGGAAAATATGGTAGAGACTTAATTATGGAGGTATCAAGGTATGCCCTTGTTGCTGCTCAAATTGCAAAAAGCAAAGAGCACGATATCATCCATGCACATGACTGGCTTTCATTTCCAGCAGGTATAGCTGCAAAAAAAATGAGCGGAAAACCCTTGGTCGTCCATGTTCATGCAACTGAATTTGACCGTTCTGGAGAAAATGTTAATGACCGTGTTTTTGAAATTGAAAAATCTGGAATGGAAGCGGCAGATAAAATCATTGCCGTAAGCCATTTAACAAAAAGAACTATCATTACCAAATATGGCATTCCAGAAGAAAAAGTCACCGTCATTCACAATGCTGTGCTTGATATCAGCATTATAAAAAGTAATGCCAGAAAAAAAGTACCTGAAAAAATAGTCACCTTCCTTGGGAGAATCACCTTCCAAAAAGGGCCTGAATATTTTATCGAAGCCGCCAACAAAGTTTTGAAGAAAGACGACAATGTTCGTTTTGTAATGGCAGGTTCCGGAGATTTGCTTAACCGTATGATTGACAGGGTCGCTGAGTTGCGAATTGCCACCAAATTCCATTTTACAGGATTTCTAAAAGGCAATGATGTAGATCAGATGTTTGCCATCAGTGACGTCTACGTGATGCCTTCCGTATCGGAGCCCTTTGGGATTTCTCCTCTGGAAGCCGTCAGACACAACACACCGGTTATCATCTCCAAACAATCTGGCGTGGCAGAAGTACTGACCAATGCCATCAAAATAGATTTCTGGGACATTGACGCAATGGCAGACGCTATATTTGCCTTGCTTCATTACCAAGGCATCTCCAACATGTTCCGTAGTTGCGGAAGCGAAGAACTCAAAAAAATGAAATGGGAACATGTCGCCGAAAAAATCTTCTCTCTTTATGCTCAAACCTTAACTGTAACTAATCCATGA
- a CDS encoding glycoside hydrolase family 57 protein has translation MRTICFYFQVHQPYRLKPYRFFDIGEDHYYWDDFANRSIMRKVAEKCYLPMNQLLLELIQKYDGKFKVSFSLSGVFMDQMEEYAPDVLESFQKLVATGHAELLNETYAHALAALKSKEEFHDMVRKQQDKIKKLFNGYTPKVFRNTELIYSDVIGEMVAELGYEAILTEGAKHILGWKSPNYVYCNAIEPKLKVLLKNFRLSDDIAFRFGEKAWADWPLTTDKFVNWINQIPQEEEVINLFMDYETFGEHQWAESGIFDFMSHLPEAVFSNSNFTFSTPSEVVKEVPPVGKIHVPVPISWADEERDLTAWLGNDLQDEAFDRLYELEHLVKQSKDPEIQKDWKYLQTSDHFYYMCTKFFSDGDIHAYFSPYESPYEAFINYMNVLSDFMLRLKKEQEAPVVEE, from the coding sequence ATGAGAACCATTTGCTTTTACTTCCAGGTTCATCAGCCCTACCGTCTGAAACCTTATCGCTTCTTCGACATTGGGGAAGATCACTATTATTGGGACGATTTTGCCAACAGAAGCATTATGCGAAAAGTAGCTGAAAAATGCTACTTGCCAATGAATCAACTCCTTTTGGAATTAATCCAAAAATATGATGGAAAATTCAAGGTCAGCTTTTCGCTTTCTGGTGTATTTATGGACCAAATGGAAGAGTACGCTCCTGATGTTTTGGAAAGTTTCCAAAAACTGGTTGCGACTGGACATGCTGAACTATTGAACGAAACCTATGCGCACGCCCTAGCCGCCTTAAAGAGCAAAGAGGAATTCCATGATATGGTGCGAAAGCAGCAGGATAAAATAAAAAAACTATTCAATGGCTACACCCCAAAAGTTTTCAGAAACACTGAGCTAATTTACTCAGATGTGATTGGAGAAATGGTAGCTGAACTGGGCTATGAAGCCATCCTTACAGAGGGTGCCAAGCATATTTTGGGGTGGAAAAGCCCTAATTATGTCTATTGCAATGCCATCGAGCCCAAACTCAAAGTGTTGCTCAAAAACTTCCGTCTAAGTGATGATATCGCCTTTAGGTTTGGTGAAAAAGCTTGGGCAGACTGGCCTTTGACCACAGACAAGTTTGTCAATTGGATCAATCAAATTCCGCAAGAAGAGGAAGTCATCAATCTATTTATGGACTATGAAACCTTTGGGGAACACCAGTGGGCAGAAAGTGGCATTTTTGATTTTATGAGCCACCTTCCTGAAGCAGTTTTCTCCAATTCCAATTTTACTTTCTCCACGCCTTCAGAGGTAGTCAAAGAAGTGCCACCTGTTGGCAAAATACATGTTCCGGTACCAATCTCTTGGGCGGATGAGGAACGTGATTTGACAGCTTGGCTAGGAAATGATTTGCAAGATGAAGCCTTTGATAGGCTATATGAATTGGAGCATTTGGTCAAGCAGTCCAAAGATCCTGAGATTCAAAAAGACTGGAAATACCTTCAGACAAGTGACCACTTCTATTACATGTGTACCAAGTTCTTCTCTGATGGTGACATTCATGCTTATTTCAGTCCTTATGAAAGTCCATATGAAGCTTTTATCAATTATATGAATGTACTTAGCGACTTTATGTTAAGACTGAAAAAGGAACAGGAAGCACCTGTAGTTGAGGAATAA
- the clpB gene encoding ATP-dependent chaperone ClpB, producing MDFKQFTIKSQEAVQKAAELCMAEQQQAIEPAHLLKGILSEDESVVDFVFKKLGVNQKLVTQKLEEIINSYPKASGQQPYLSNAGNQVLTKAKGYLKTFGDEFVAIEHLLLGILSAGDKTSQLLKDQGVTENALIEAIKELRQGNKVTDQNAEAKYRSLEKYSKNLNELAKKGKIDPVIGRDEEIRRVLQILARRTKNNPILLGEPGVGKTAIVEGLAQRIVSGDVPENLKSKTLISLDMGLLVAGAKYKGEFEERLKAVIKEVTDSDGQIILFIDEIHTLIGAGGGGEGAMDAANLLKPALARGELHAIGATTLKEYQKYVEKDKALERRFQAVMVDEPDTADAISILRGIKDKYELHHGVRIKDDAVISAVELSQRYISDRFLPDKAIDLMDEAAAKLRMEIDSLPQELDELNRRIMQLEIEREAIRREKNKDKETVLSKEIAELSEKRQSVKAKWESEKAVIMGIRREKENIDKYKLEADQAERAGDFGKVAEIRYGKITESENKLESFKQQLNDMQKGSPLLKEEVDAEDVAAVVAKWTGIPLSRMLESEREKLLHLEDELSKRVAGQKEAIAALSDAVRRSRAGLQDPKRPIGSFIFMGTTGVGKTELAKALAEYLFNDENAMVRIDMSEYQERHAVSRLVGAPPGYVGYDEGGQLTEAVRRKPYSVILLDEIEKAHPDVFNILLQVLDDGRLTDSKGRLANFKNTIIILTTNIGSSLIQERFANMEDWNKEQVLDETKAEVFELLKKSVRPEFLNRIDETIMFEPLNREITRKIVDIQWKEIQHRLADSGIEIDATREVLDYLGEVGFDPQFGARPLKRTMQRLVLNELSKQILSGYIKNDAAVLVDLDADKQVYFKNVEDVEV from the coding sequence ATGGATTTTAAACAATTTACCATCAAATCACAAGAAGCTGTCCAGAAGGCAGCGGAGTTGTGTATGGCTGAGCAACAACAAGCCATTGAGCCAGCTCATTTGCTAAAAGGTATCTTGTCTGAGGATGAGAGTGTGGTGGATTTCGTTTTCAAAAAATTGGGCGTAAACCAAAAATTGGTGACTCAAAAATTGGAAGAAATCATCAACTCCTACCCAAAAGCTAGTGGACAACAGCCCTATCTTTCTAATGCGGGAAATCAGGTTTTGACCAAAGCCAAAGGGTATTTGAAAACTTTTGGAGATGAGTTTGTCGCAATTGAACATTTGTTATTGGGGATATTGTCAGCTGGGGATAAGACCAGTCAGTTGCTTAAAGATCAAGGCGTGACAGAGAATGCTTTGATTGAAGCTATTAAAGAGTTGAGACAAGGAAATAAAGTGACAGATCAAAACGCCGAAGCAAAATACAGATCCTTAGAGAAGTATTCCAAAAATCTGAATGAATTGGCCAAAAAGGGCAAAATTGACCCGGTAATAGGTAGGGATGAGGAGATCAGGCGTGTACTTCAGATTTTGGCAAGAAGAACTAAAAACAACCCTATTCTTTTGGGAGAGCCTGGGGTAGGTAAAACCGCCATTGTCGAAGGTTTGGCGCAGAGGATTGTTAGTGGCGACGTTCCTGAGAACTTAAAGTCAAAAACCTTGATTTCTCTGGATATGGGTTTGCTAGTGGCTGGAGCCAAGTATAAGGGTGAGTTTGAGGAAAGGCTGAAAGCGGTTATTAAGGAAGTGACAGATTCAGATGGTCAAATTATCCTTTTCATAGATGAGATTCATACCTTGATTGGTGCTGGCGGTGGTGGAGAAGGCGCCATGGATGCGGCCAATTTATTGAAGCCAGCTTTGGCACGAGGTGAACTGCATGCGATTGGGGCAACTACCTTGAAGGAGTATCAGAAATATGTAGAGAAAGACAAGGCGTTGGAAAGAAGATTTCAGGCTGTAATGGTGGACGAACCCGATACTGCGGATGCCATTTCAATTCTCCGAGGAATCAAGGATAAATATGAGTTGCACCATGGGGTGCGTATTAAGGATGATGCTGTGATTTCAGCCGTTGAGCTTTCTCAGCGTTATATTTCAGATCGCTTCTTGCCAGATAAGGCCATTGACTTGATGGATGAGGCAGCGGCAAAACTAAGGATGGAAATTGATTCTTTGCCTCAAGAACTGGATGAGCTGAACCGTAGAATCATGCAATTGGAGATTGAGCGTGAGGCCATCAGAAGGGAAAAAAATAAGGATAAAGAAACTGTCTTGAGCAAGGAGATTGCAGAACTTTCTGAAAAAAGGCAATCCGTGAAAGCAAAGTGGGAGAGCGAAAAGGCGGTGATTATGGGGATCCGAAGGGAAAAGGAGAATATAGATAAGTACAAACTGGAGGCTGATCAAGCAGAGCGTGCGGGCGATTTTGGAAAGGTTGCTGAGATCCGTTATGGAAAGATCACTGAAAGCGAAAACAAACTGGAGTCCTTCAAACAGCAGTTGAATGACATGCAGAAAGGTTCTCCACTGCTGAAAGAGGAAGTGGATGCAGAAGATGTAGCGGCAGTTGTGGCTAAGTGGACAGGAATCCCCTTATCCAGGATGTTGGAAAGCGAAAGGGAGAAACTGTTACACTTGGAGGATGAGTTAAGCAAGCGCGTGGCAGGTCAAAAAGAGGCGATTGCAGCCTTGTCTGATGCTGTAAGAAGAAGCCGTGCAGGACTTCAGGATCCGAAACGTCCTATTGGTAGCTTTATCTTTATGGGTACCACTGGTGTCGGTAAAACTGAATTGGCTAAGGCCTTGGCAGAATATCTTTTCAATGACGAAAATGCCATGGTTCGTATTGATATGTCTGAGTACCAAGAAAGGCATGCGGTGAGTAGGTTGGTGGGAGCGCCTCCGGGCTATGTAGGTTATGATGAAGGAGGTCAATTGACTGAGGCGGTTAGGAGAAAACCTTACTCTGTGATTCTCTTGGATGAAATAGAAAAGGCTCATCCAGATGTGTTCAATATATTGCTTCAGGTTTTGGATGATGGAAGGTTGACGGACAGCAAAGGCAGGTTGGCCAACTTCAAGAATACGATTATCATTCTAACTACCAATATTGGTTCATCACTTATTCAGGAGCGATTTGCTAATATGGAAGATTGGAACAAGGAGCAAGTGCTGGATGAAACCAAAGCAGAAGTATTTGAGTTGTTGAAAAAATCAGTAAGACCGGAGTTTCTTAACCGGATAGATGAAACAATCATGTTCGAGCCATTGAACAGGGAGATTACCCGTAAGATTGTGGATATTCAATGGAAGGAAATCCAACATAGATTGGCAGATTCCGGCATTGAGATTGATGCTACCAGAGAAGTTTTGGATTACTTGGGTGAAGTAGGTTTTGATCCACAATTTGGAGCTAGGCCGTTGAAAAGAACGATGCAGAGACTGGTATTGAATGAATTATCCAAGCAGATTCTCAGCGGTTACATTAAAAATGATGCGGCAGTACTGGTCGATTTGGATGCGGATAAACAAGTTTATTTCAAAAATGTAGAAGACGTAGAGGTATAG
- the rlmN gene encoding 23S rRNA (adenine(2503)-C(2))-methyltransferase RlmN yields the protein MNKGDKKDIRQLSLEELQEFFLSVGDKKFRAKQVYEWLWNKSLKNFDDMTNISLPTREMLKENFTINHVKVDLMQHSSDGTIKNAVKLFDDKIVESVLIPTSKRITACVSSQVGCSLDCNFCATARLKRMRNLNPDEIYDQVVAIKEEADTYFQRPLTNIVFMGMGEPLLNYANVIEAIDKITSPEGLGMAPRRITLSTVGIPKMIKKMADDEVKFNLAISLHSAINETRSRLMPINDKSPLEDLAEALKYWYSKTKSKVTYEYVIWDGVNDDEAHARALAKFCKHIPSKVNIIQYNPIDEGEFRQASQEAVDMYVRILESQGIIAKVRKSRGQDIDAACGQLANKNEVASI from the coding sequence ATGAATAAGGGTGATAAAAAGGATATTAGGCAATTAAGCCTGGAAGAACTTCAGGAATTCTTCCTATCTGTTGGGGACAAAAAATTCAGAGCGAAGCAAGTTTATGAATGGCTTTGGAACAAATCATTGAAAAATTTTGATGATATGACCAACATCTCCCTTCCCACCCGTGAAATGCTGAAGGAGAACTTCACCATCAACCATGTAAAGGTTGACCTGATGCAGCATTCCTCTGATGGCACCATCAAGAATGCGGTCAAGTTGTTTGATGACAAGATCGTCGAATCAGTTTTGATCCCTACGAGCAAAAGGATTACCGCTTGCGTTTCCTCCCAAGTGGGCTGTAGCCTCGACTGTAATTTCTGTGCTACCGCAAGGCTAAAACGGATGAGAAACCTTAACCCTGATGAAATTTATGATCAGGTAGTTGCGATCAAAGAAGAAGCTGACACCTATTTCCAGCGTCCACTTACCAATATTGTTTTTATGGGCATGGGAGAACCATTGCTTAACTATGCCAATGTAATTGAAGCCATAGACAAAATCACTTCTCCAGAGGGATTAGGCATGGCACCAAGAAGAATTACACTATCCACTGTTGGCATCCCTAAGATGATCAAAAAAATGGCTGATGATGAAGTAAAATTCAACCTCGCTATTTCTCTACATTCTGCCATCAATGAGACAAGGAGCAGACTGATGCCCATCAATGACAAAAGCCCCTTGGAGGATCTAGCAGAGGCTTTAAAGTATTGGTACTCTAAAACCAAAAGTAAAGTCACTTACGAATATGTGATCTGGGACGGTGTAAATGATGACGAGGCACATGCAAGGGCCTTGGCAAAATTCTGCAAACATATCCCTTCAAAAGTAAATATCATCCAATACAACCCCATTGACGAAGGCGAATTCCGTCAAGCTTCTCAGGAAGCCGTTGACATGTATGTCCGCATTCTTGAATCCCAAGGCATCATCGCTAAAGTAAGAAAATCAAGAGGACAGGATATAGATGCCGCCTGTGGCCAATTGGCCAATAAAAATGAGGTGGCCAGCATCTAA
- the murQ gene encoding N-acetylmuramic acid 6-phosphate etherase, which translates to MRTTESSSNYDNLESMSVEELIANINREDQTVPQAVNKVLPEIERLIEQIVGKMKQGGRLFYIGAGTSGRLGILDASECPPTYGVSHDMVIGLIAGGDSAIRKAVENAEDDPNQAWLDLKANGINELDTVIGIAASGTTPYVIGGVKTAKENGLLTGCITCNAGSPLADSVEYPIEVVVGPEFVTGSTRMKAGTAQKLVLNMISTAVMIKLGKVKGNKMVNMQLSNKKLVERGTRMIMDATGLEEDPAKERLLKFGSVKAALDDWETSQS; encoded by the coding sequence ATGAGAACGACCGAAAGTAGCTCCAATTACGATAATTTGGAGTCAATGAGTGTTGAGGAATTGATTGCCAATATTAATAGGGAAGACCAAACGGTACCCCAAGCTGTCAATAAAGTCTTACCGGAAATTGAAAGGCTAATAGAGCAAATTGTAGGTAAGATGAAACAAGGGGGGAGATTGTTTTATATAGGAGCAGGAACTAGCGGAAGGTTAGGGATCTTGGATGCATCCGAGTGTCCTCCGACATATGGGGTTTCCCATGATATGGTTATTGGTTTAATTGCCGGGGGGGATTCTGCAATTCGTAAGGCTGTTGAAAATGCAGAGGATGATCCAAATCAAGCTTGGCTTGATTTAAAGGCCAATGGCATTAATGAGTTGGATACAGTCATTGGTATTGCGGCTTCCGGAACCACTCCTTATGTGATAGGGGGGGTAAAGACAGCCAAGGAAAATGGTTTGCTTACAGGCTGTATTACTTGTAATGCTGGTTCTCCATTGGCAGATTCAGTGGAATATCCCATAGAGGTAGTTGTTGGCCCCGAGTTTGTGACGGGAAGTACAAGGATGAAAGCTGGTACCGCTCAGAAATTGGTGCTCAATATGATTTCTACTGCTGTGATGATCAAGTTGGGAAAGGTTAAAGGTAACAAAATGGTCAATATGCAGCTTTCCAATAAAAAATTGGTGGAAAGAGGTACTCGAATGATCATGGATGCAACTGGTTTGGAAGAGGATCCAGCAAAAGAAAGGTTGTTGAAGTTTGGTTCGGTAAAAGCTGCTTTAGATGATTGGGAAACTAGTCAATCATAA
- a CDS encoding N-acetylglucosamine kinase: MILIADSGSSKTDWRGIDQKGNVTQFRGVGFNPYYQSPEEMATELSDEFLLNLKEEVLSIYYYGAGCSSDINKKSVSQALQHIFRKANIMVDHDLLAAARATCGHEAGIACILGTGSNSCDYDGHDINNSRPSPGFVLGDEGGGSYVGKKFLQDFIHDEMPGNIRQETMNYFNLDIQSIQENVYKKPFPGRYLASFCRFITEHVSDPYCYMLYYNAFRDFFKKHVMKYPHFEKKKVSFVGSVAYYNSDILRKAANDFGISVNLILESPIAGLTLYHKNEK; this comes from the coding sequence ATGATATTAATAGCAGATAGCGGATCGAGCAAAACGGATTGGAGAGGCATTGACCAGAAAGGGAATGTTACTCAATTCAGAGGGGTTGGATTTAACCCATACTATCAATCTCCAGAAGAGATGGCTACAGAGTTAAGTGATGAATTTTTACTCAATCTCAAAGAAGAGGTCCTGTCCATTTATTATTATGGGGCAGGATGTTCCTCTGATATTAATAAGAAGAGCGTGAGCCAAGCGCTGCAACATATTTTTCGAAAGGCAAACATTATGGTAGACCATGATTTATTGGCGGCAGCTAGGGCTACCTGTGGTCATGAAGCAGGGATTGCTTGTATTTTAGGTACTGGATCTAATAGCTGCGATTACGACGGTCATGATATTAACAACAGCCGCCCCTCTCCAGGTTTTGTATTAGGCGATGAAGGAGGAGGATCATATGTAGGAAAGAAGTTCTTGCAAGACTTTATCCATGATGAAATGCCTGGTAATATTAGACAGGAAACCATGAACTATTTCAACTTGGACATTCAGTCCATTCAGGAAAATGTTTATAAGAAGCCCTTTCCAGGAAGATATCTCGCAAGTTTTTGCAGGTTCATCACAGAACATGTATCAGACCCTTATTGTTATATGCTATACTATAATGCTTTCAGGGATTTTTTTAAAAAGCACGTGATGAAGTATCCTCATTTTGAAAAAAAGAAAGTGAGCTTTGTTGGCTCAGTGGCCTACTATAACAGTGATATCCTAAGAAAAGCTGCCAATGATTTTGGGATTTCCGTTAATTTAATTTTAGAAAGCCCCATAGCGGGATTGACATTATACCATAAAAACGAAAAATGA
- a CDS encoding cytochrome b5 domain-containing protein: protein MKTYTKQQLALRNGQDRPEIWVAYKGKIYDVSQSRLWKNGKHYEHWAGQDLTDELPDAPHNENVFDKFEPIGQLL, encoded by the coding sequence ATGAAGACATATACCAAGCAACAATTGGCGTTGCGAAACGGGCAGGACAGACCAGAGATTTGGGTCGCATATAAGGGGAAGATATATGATGTAAGCCAGTCCAGACTTTGGAAGAATGGTAAGCATTATGAGCATTGGGCAGGACAGGATTTAACCGATGAATTGCCTGATGCCCCACATAATGAAAATGTTTTTGACAAATTTGAACCCATAGGTCAATTGTTGTAA